The Stigmatella aurantiaca genome segment CGCGGTGCACGAAGAAGACCAGGGCCACGAGCGCCACGAGGCCCGCGGCGGTGCCCCAGGCCACGCCCGAGGCCGAGTCGAGCGCCAGGCCCTGGAGGAACAGCGCCGTCTCGAAGCTCTCGCGCAGCACCGCGGTGAAGGCGATGGTGAACACGCCCACCGCGCTGCCCCGGCCGAGCGCCCCCTGCATCTTCTGGCGCAGCTCGCCCATGAAGTGGCTCACGTTGGCGCGCGCGTTGAGCCACAGCGCCGCGTACAGGAGCATGGCCACGGCGATGAGCGCCGCCACGCCCTCGAGCAGCTCGCGGTTGGCCCCCGCGAGCAGGTGCTGGCCAAAGAGGAACGCCAGCGCGCCCACGGCCAGCGCGGACACCCACCCGGCGTGGACGACGCGGGCATGGCGCGTGGCCTCCATCTTGCGCAGCGCGGCCAGCAGGGCCGTGACGATGATGGTGGCCTCGAAGCCCTCGCGCAGCAGGATGAACAGGGTGAGCCACACGACGGAGAGGAAGCCCGCCGTGGTGCCGCTGCCCCGCCGCGCCTGGTCCAGCAGCGACAGCAACTCCCGCCCCTCGTCCTGCAGGTGCGGGCTGCGCTGCTCGGCGGCGAGCCGTGCGTGCATGAAGGCCTCCTCCAGGCGCCGCACCAGCTCCGGGTCCCTCGCGCTCAGCTTCACCTCCACGGGCTCCAGGCCGGTGAGGTACGCATCGAGCAGCGCGTTGCGCGCGCCCAGGAAGTCCCCGGCGGCGCCCTTGCGCAGCGCGTTCTCCACCTCGCCCCGCGCCGTCAACAGCGAGCGCTCCTCGTCCGCGTCCGGCAGCTTCCGCCGCAGGCAGGCCAGGTGCTGCTCGCCGTGCTCCGCCACCAGCTCCGGGTCCGTGGCGGTGGCCAGGCGCTCCAGCGAGGCGCGCGGGGGCACGCCCTCGCACGGCGGCTGGCGTAGGGTGAAGAGGAAGAAGGCCAGCGACCAGCGCTCCTCCTCGGAGAGCGTGGGGTAGCCCGGCATCGCCGTGCCGGGAACGCCGAAGCTGGTGGTGTTGAAGGCCTTGTAGGGGGTGAGCCCCGCCATCGTCTCCGGATCATGGAAGTTGGCCGGCTGCGGCTCCATCGTCTGGGCGATGGCCACCTGGGCGCGTCCGTCCACGCCGTGGCAGGAGGCGCAGGCCACCTGGAACAGGCGCTCGCCCTCGGCGAGATCCGGCACCCGGCGCGGGCTGCGGGCCAGGCCCCCCGCGAGCACCAGGTCCTCCACGAGCGCGCCGCAGTCGCGGCTCACGCCCTCCGGATCCGTGCCTTGATCCACGCGCGCCTTCACCGCCTGGAGCCGGGGCAGGAAGCCCTGCCCGGCGGGGCCCAGCTCCTGCGCGGCCCCCATCGCCTCGGCGATGAAGCTCTTCTGCTCCGTCAGCTCGAACGCGGACTGGGATTCGACGGCGGCCGGGTAGTCGGCTTCCAGGTACTGGAGGATGCCCACCAGCCGGTGCCACGTGCGCCCCTCGTCCGCGGCCTCCCCGGCATGGACCGCCGCGGGAAGTGCGATGAGCAGGAACAACCCCAGGGCGATGGAGGCGCGATTCACACCCTCGCTTGTACCAGCCAGAGGTGTTTCACTCAATTCTGCGAGTCAGACTCAATTCCAGACGGAAAAGCCACTCCGCGCGCCTGTCTGCTCACCGCTCGTAGATAAGGAAGGCGTGGGGAAGCCCCGCTTCGCCCTCCGCCGGATGGTGCTCCTCGGTGGCGAGCCGCCAGCCCGAGAGGTCCACCTCGGGGAACCAGGTATCGCCCGGGAAGTCCCGTTCGATGCGGGTGAGGTAGAGCCGGTTCCACAGCCCTTGCGTCTGCGCGTAGAGGTCCGCGCCCCCGGCGATGAAGGCCTCACTGTCGCCGGAAGCCCGCGCGAGCGCCTCCTCCACCGAGTGGACCACCTGGATGCCCGGGGGCGCGTAGTCCCGCTGGCGCGTCACCACCACGAGGGTGCGGCCCGGCAGCGGCCGGCCGATGGACTCGTAGGTCTTCCGGCCCAGGATGAGGGTGTGCCCCATCGTGAGCCTCTTGAAGCGGGCGAGGTCCGCGGGCAGGCGCCAGGGCAGCTGGTTGTTCGCGCCAATCACCCGGTTGGCGGCCATGGCGGCGATGGCGGACAGCGTCATACGGCCACGGGGGCCTTGATGGCGGGGTGGGGCTCGTAGTCCTGGAGCGTGAAGTCCTCGTACCGGAAGGCGAAGAGGTCCTTCACCTCGGGGTTGAGCACCATGCGGGGCAGGGGGCGCGGCTCGCGGGCGAGCTGCGTGCGCGCCTGCTCCACGTGGTTGAGGTACAGGTGCGCATCGCCCAGCGTGTGGATGAACTCGTGGGGGATGAGCCCCGTGGCCTGCGCCACCATCATCGTCAGCAGCGAGTAGGAGGCGATGTTGAAGGGCAGCCCCAGGAAGAGGTCCGCGCTGCGCTGGTAGAGCTGGCAGGACAGGCGCCCGTTGGCCACGTAGAACTGGAAGAGCACGTGGCAGGGCGGCAGTTTCATGGCGGGCAGGTCCGCCACGTTCCATGCGCTGACGATGTGGCGCCGCGACTCGGGGCTCTTGCGCAGCCCCTCCACGAGCACCCGCATCTGATCGATGGACTGGCCCTGGGGCCCGGACCAGGAGCGCCACTGGTGGCCGTACACGGGGCCGAGGTTGCCCTCGGCGTCGGCCCACTCGTCCCAGATGGTGACGCCCGCGGCCTGGAGCGAGCGCACGCTGGTGTCGCCCCGCAGCATCCACAGCAGCTCGTGGATGATGGACTTCACGTGGAGCTTCTTGGTGGTGACGAGCGGAAAGCCCTGGGAGAGATCAAACCGGAGCTGGGGCCCGAACACGCTGAGCGTTCCAGTCCCCGTACGGTCCCCCCGCCTCGTTCCTTCCTTCAGGACGCGGTCCAGCAGGTCCAGGTATTGCCTCATGCTCTTTTGTAGGCATGGGTAGGTGTGAGCGCAAGAAACCGTCCGGCGGAGGTAGAAGGGCGCCCATGAAGATCTACACGAAGAGCGGTGACACGGGAGAGACGGGGCTGTTTGGGGGCGGGCGGGTTCCCAAGGACGACGAGCGGGTGGATGCGTACGGCGAGGTGGACGAGCTGAACGCGACGCTGGGCCTGGCGCGCGGCTTCTCCCCGCCGGCGGACCTGGATGGGCTGCTGCAGCGGCTCCAGGAGCAGCTCTTCACCGTGGGCGCGGTGCTGGCGACGCCCACGGGCACCAAGGCCTCCTCCTATATCCCGGTGCTCCAGGCGGCGTGGGTCGAGGCCATGGAGGCGGCCATCGACGCGTTCGAGGCGGAGCTGCCGAAGATGACGCACTTCATCCTGCCGGGGGGCAGCCAGGCGTCGGGCGCGCTGCACCTGGCGCGCACGGTGTGCCGCCGGGCCGAGCGGCGGGTCATCCCCCTGGTGCGCGAGGGGAAGGTGGCCACGGACGTGGTGACGTTCCTCAACCGCCTGTCGGACCTGCTCTTCGTCATGGCCCGGGTGGCCAACCACCGGGCAGGCGTCGCAGATGTGAAGTGGATACCGGAGAAGCCCACGAAATAGCTTTTCGGGAGGACGGGGAGGGTAGAAAGGGGTGTCTTGAGTTCCTTACCGGCCATCGGGTTGCGCCAGCTCGCCGAAGCCGTGGGCTTCGACCTGGTGGGCTTCGCGCGCGCGGAGCCCATCCCCGCCGAGGTGCTCTGCTCGTGGGTGGAGGCCGGCTACGCCGCGGACATGGACTGGATGGGAGAGCGGGCCGCGGAACGGCTCGATGTCCGCCTGCTCCTGCCGGGGGCGAAGACGGTGGTGGCCTTCGCCAACAACTACTACCGGGATGACCCGGAGGCCGTGGACTCGCCCATCGCCCGGTATGCCCGGGGGCGCGACTACCACTCGACGCTGAAGGACCGGATGAAGGCCTTCCGCAAGGCGCTCCAGGAGACGTACCCCGGCATTGGCACCTACGGCGGCGTGGACAGCGGCCCCATCATGGAGAAGGTGTGGGCGGCGCGCGCGGGGCTGGGCTACGTGGGGAAGAACGGCTGCTTCATCACCGAGCGCTACGGCTCGTGGGTGCTGCTGGCCACGGTCATCCTCGACCGGGAGGTGGATGCCTACGGCGAGGGGCCCGCCGCGGACCGGTGTGGCTCGTGCCGCAAGTGCCTCATGTCCTGTCCCTCCGGGGCGCTGGTGGGCAACGGGCGCGTGGATGCGCGCGCCTGCCTGTCCTACCAGACCATCGAGAACCGGGCCCACGAGGTGCCCGAGTCCTTCCGCGTCATGATGGACAACCTCGTCTTCGGCTGTGACATCTGCCAGGACGTGTGCCCCCTCAACCGCAAGCCCGTCTTCGCCGGGCACGCGCGCTTCGCGCCCCGGGCCGTCGCGGGCCTGGGGGTAATGGAGCTGGCGGGCCTCACCCCCGAGCAGTACGCGCAGTTCATCCCTGGCACGGCGCTCGCGCGGGCGCGCTACGACGGGCTGCGCCGCAACGCCATCTACGCGCTGGGGGCCGCCCGGCAGGAGGAGGCCCGGGCGCTGCTGGAGAAGCTCAGCGAGGAGCCGAGCGAGCCGGTGCGAAGCGCCGCCCAGTGGGCGCTCCGGCAACTGGCCCAGTGAGGGGCAGGCTCAGTCCCACTCGGACAGGTCCTTCTTCTTGGGCGCCGGGGGCTCCTTGGGCGCCTCGGGGCGCTTGGGCTCGGCCTTGGGCGGCGGCGCCGGGGCGGGCGGGTCGGCCTCCTCGCTCAGGGGCTCCAGGGCCTCGTCCTCGGGCTCGGGGGCCTTCGGGGTGGCTTCGGAGGCGCGGTAGACGCCCTTGCGTCCGGTGGGGGCGGCGTCCTCGTTCAAGTCCGAGGCGGGGGCGGACCGTTCCGGAGGCTCCTCCGGCAGCGGGGGCGGAGAGGACACCCGGGAGGGCTCGATGTCGTGCTGCTGCAGGGAGAAGTGCCGCTCCTTGCAGTCGCCAAACGTGGTCTCGCACTTATGCAGGCACGTTCCGAGCTTCTTGTAGGTGCGCGAGCTGCCGCCGAACTCGATGGTGCAGTCTTCCTTGCAGACGGTGTGGTCCTCTTTGCAGCGGATGGCCGCGCCGGACTTCTGGGCGGCGGCGGGTCCAGCGAGCAGCACGAGGATCAGCGGGAGAAGGGGGCGCATGACGGCCCCTGAATCTAGCAGCCTTTGAAAAGCCCTCTGGAGAAAGGCGGCGGAAAGCGAGGGCTTGGCTGCCCGTCTGCTGCACGAAGGCTTACCCGTCCCCACCTTCATGGCCCTGTTGGAGGGAGGGTGGATGCGACTGTTCAAGCTCAAACACCTCTCGTGGCGTGAGTTCGGCCGGCGGTTCATCAAGGAGTTCGAGGAGGACACGGTCACCGACTGCGCCGCGCAGCTCTCGTACTACTTCCTCTTCTCTCTCTTTCCGTTCCTGTTCTTCCTCGTCACGCTGGCGGCGTATCTGCCCTTTGCCCACGGGACGGCGGAGGCCATGGTGGAGCGCATCGCCCCGCTGGTGCCGGGGGATGCGTTCTCGCTCATCAACGCGCACCTGAGCGCGCTGGTGAGCCAGCCCCGGCCCAAGCTGCTGACGTTGGGCCTCGTGGTGGCGCTCTGGTCGGCCTCGCGTGGGGTGGATGCGCTGCGCAAGGCGCTCAACCTCGCCTACGACGTGCCGGAGTCCCGGCCCCTGTGGAAGACGCAGGGCGTGGCCATGCTGATGACGCTGGTGGGCACGCTGCTGCTGCCCCTGTCCTTCACGGTGTTCCTGCTGGGGGGCAAGGTGGGCCAGTGGATCGCCGGGAAGCTGCAGCTCATCGACGAGTTCCACGTCGTCTGGTCCTGGCTGCGCTGGCCGTTCACCGCCTCGCTGGTGATGCTGATGCTGGCGCTCTGCTACTACGTGCTGCCGGACGTGAAGCAGCGCTTCAAGTACATCACCCCGGGCTCCCTGCTGGGCACGGGGCTGTGGCTGGTGAGCACCTGGGGCTTCACCCAGTACGTGGACACGTTCGGCAACTACAACGTGACGTACGGCTCCATCGGCGGCGTGGTGGTGCTGCTGACGTGGCTCTACATCAGCGGCCTCATCTTCATCGTCGGCGGGGAGGTGAACGCCATCCTGGAGCATGCCTCGCGGGATGTGCGCTCGAAGGCCAAGGGCGCCCGGGCGCCCGGAGAGCCCTCCCCGCTCGAGCCGCCCCTCAAGACGCCCGGGGCGGCCAAGAGCGCCAGCAGCGCGCGCAAGACGCGCTACGCCTTCTGGCGCTGGAAGCGGCGCGTGGCCCGGGGGCTGCCCCCCGAGGCCGATGGGCCCGCGGATCCGCACGGGCCCACCGTGCACTGACGGCCCCTGCGCTTACGGGCCCTTCAGGCGCTGCTTGATGGGGCCGATGCGGTCGGCGCCCACGTTCGTGCCGCTCAGCCGGTTCTGGCTGATGTACTGCTGGAGGTGCGAGATGCGGTCGGCGCTGGTGGGGTGCGTGCTCAGCCACTTGAGCACGCCGGGCGTCTTGCCCTCTTGCTGCCGCAGCTTGTCGAAGAAGGTGATGAGGCCCTTGGGGTCATAGCCCGTGGCGGACGTGTAGCGCGCGCCGTACTCGTCGGCCTCCGTCTCCTCGCTGCGGCCGTGCGCCAGCTGCGCGCCCGTGCCGGCCAGCTGCGCGGCGATCTGCGCCGCCATGCCCGGGTTCTTGCCCAGGGCCAGCTCGCTCAGCGCCTGGAGGCCGTAGGCGTTCACCATGGCGCGGGCCGAGTGGCGGCCCACCACGTGGCCCGCCTCGTGCGCCAGCACCCCGGCGAGCTCCGCCTCGTTGTCCGCCGCGAGGATGAGCCCCGTGTAGACGTAGAGGTAGCCGCCGGGCGTGGCGAAGGCGTTCACCATCTTCGGATCATTGATGACGAAGACCTGCCACTTCACCCCGGAGCGGTCCTTGTTGGCCGCCCGGAGAATGGGGGTGGCCACGCTGTTCACGTACTGCGTGACGGCCGCGTCCTGGACGTACTGGATTTTCTCTTCCTGTTCGAGCTGCTGCTTCACCTGGGCGCCGAGCTGTTCCTCCTGCTCGTCCGAGATGAGGGTGCGCGCGACGGCCTTCTCCGCCTTGATGCGCTGTGTGGCGCAGCCCGTGGCGAATCCCGCCACGACCGTCAGACCCAGAACCACCGAGAGGATTCGCTGCATAGGTACGCGTCTTCCTTTCCGGCCCGCTTCAACGCGAGGGGGGGGAGACTCGTAGCCACATGTTGGCGGCACGGCAAGCGCCAGGTGCGGGGGCTGGCCGCCATTGCACACGGCCTTCAAGCACCTCTCCCCTGTGAAGGAGAGAGGGCACAGGGCCTCGTGGGGCACCTGGGGACGGCTTACTTCACGTTGAGGCGGGCCTCGGCGGCCTCGTAGTCCACGTTGGAGAAGTACGCATCCACGTACTTGGCGCGCTCGTTGGCCTTGTAGTCCGGCACGAAGGCGTGCTCCCACGCGTCCAGGACGAGGATGGGGATGAAGCCGGCGATGTTGTTGGTCTCGTGCAGGGTGATCCAGTGGTTGGAGAGCCACCCGTTGCGCGGATCCTGGAAGGTGACGGCCCAGCCGATGCCCGGCATGGTGGCCACGGCCTTGAAGTCCGTCAGCCAGTTCTCGAACGAGCCGAAGCTCGCCTCGGCCGCCTTCTTGAACCGCTCGCCCGGCGGGGTGCCACCCGGCTTCATGTTGCCGAAGTAGTACTCGTGCAGGACCATGCCGTTGTACTCGAAGCCCAGCCGGCGCGTCAGCTCCGCGTAGACGGGGTTGGTGCCGGCCGCCTCGCCCTTGGCGGCCAGGCCCGACAGGGTCTCGGTGAGCTTGTTGGCGCGGTTGACATAGCCCTCGTAGAGCTTGAAGTGCGTCTCGAGGACCGCATCGCTGATGCCCTTGAGACCCTTGAGCTCGGGGAACTTCAGCGGCGTGTACTTCTTCTCGGCCATACTGCCTCCAGATGGAGTGAAAGGATTGAAACGGCGCCCCCCACATAGAAGAAGCGCGGGCTTTTGGCCCGTGGAACTTCACGCGGGTGTATGCGCTTCAACAAGTAAGCCGTGCAGGCTCCCATCGCACGATGTTATGGGCCGGAGCCCATGCCTGAGCTCCCAGAGGTAGAGATTGCCCGGCGGAACCTGGTGCGTTGGCTGGACGCGCACCGCGTGGTGAAGGCCGAGGCGGACGACACCCGGATTTTCCGGGGGGCGGAGCGGGCGGCCTTTGCCCGGTTGAAGGGGCGGGTGGAGTCCCTGGAGCGCCGGGGCAAGTACCTGCTGTTCACCTTCGAGGCGGGCCGTGGGCTGCTGGCCCACCTGGGGATGACGGGCAAGTTCGTCCGGCGCGCGAAGGGGCAGCTCCAGCCCCACAGCCGGGCCCGCTTCCACCTGGAGGACGGCGCCGTCCTCCACTTCGCGGACCCCCGTCTCTTCGGGCGGATGGAGCCTGTCCTGGCCGCCCAGCTCCCGGGGCTGGCCGCCATCCAGTCCCTGGGGAGGGACCCGCTCGTGGACGGCCTGACGGGGCCGCAGCTGGCCGAGGCGGTGGGGCCCTCGAAGCAGGCCTTGAAGGTGGCGCTGATGGACCAGGGGCGCCTGGCGGGCCTGGGCAACATCCACGCGGCCGAGGCGCTCTTCCGGGCGGGCCTGCACCCGGCGCGCGTGCCCGGCAGCCTCACCCCGGAGGAGTGGAAGCGCCTGGCGCGGGCCATCCACGCCACCATCGCCTTCGGCCTGAAGGAGCAGGAGGGGGAAGAACCGGTTTACCTGGAGGACCGGGGGGCGGTGAACCTCTTCCGGGTGTATGGCCGCGCGGGGG includes the following:
- a CDS encoding cytochrome c/FTR1 family iron permease is translated as MNRASIALGLFLLIALPAAVHAGEAADEGRTWHRLVGILQYLEADYPAAVESQSAFELTEQKSFIAEAMGAAQELGPAGQGFLPRLQAVKARVDQGTDPEGVSRDCGALVEDLVLAGGLARSPRRVPDLAEGERLFQVACASCHGVDGRAQVAIAQTMEPQPANFHDPETMAGLTPYKAFNTTSFGVPGTAMPGYPTLSEEERWSLAFFLFTLRQPPCEGVPPRASLERLATATDPELVAEHGEQHLACLRRKLPDADEERSLLTARGEVENALRKGAAGDFLGARNALLDAYLTGLEPVEVKLSARDPELVRRLEEAFMHARLAAEQRSPHLQDEGRELLSLLDQARRGSGTTAGFLSVVWLTLFILLREGFEATIIVTALLAALRKMEATRHARVVHAGWVSALAVGALAFLFGQHLLAGANRELLEGVAALIAVAMLLYAALWLNARANVSHFMGELRQKMQGALGRGSAVGVFTIAFTAVLRESFETALFLQGLALDSASGVAWGTAAGLVALVALVFFVHRVGYKLPMKTLFKASTGVLVATAVMLLGKGLHALQEIALLPLAPIPFVTVELLGIYPDAVSFMPQLVLALCPLVLFLIRRSRTARLAGASPQG
- a CDS encoding dihydrofolate reductase, which encodes MTLSAIAAMAANRVIGANNQLPWRLPADLARFKRLTMGHTLILGRKTYESIGRPLPGRTLVVVTRQRDYAPPGIQVVHSVEEALARASGDSEAFIAGGADLYAQTQGLWNRLYLTRIERDFPGDTWFPEVDLSGWRLATEEHHPAEGEAGLPHAFLIYER
- a CDS encoding thymidylate synthase, translating into MRQYLDLLDRVLKEGTRRGDRTGTGTLSVFGPQLRFDLSQGFPLVTTKKLHVKSIIHELLWMLRGDTSVRSLQAAGVTIWDEWADAEGNLGPVYGHQWRSWSGPQGQSIDQMRVLVEGLRKSPESRRHIVSAWNVADLPAMKLPPCHVLFQFYVANGRLSCQLYQRSADLFLGLPFNIASYSLLTMMVAQATGLIPHEFIHTLGDAHLYLNHVEQARTQLAREPRPLPRMVLNPEVKDLFAFRYEDFTLQDYEPHPAIKAPVAV
- a CDS encoding cob(I)yrinic acid a,c-diamide adenosyltransferase; its protein translation is MKIYTKSGDTGETGLFGGGRVPKDDERVDAYGEVDELNATLGLARGFSPPADLDGLLQRLQEQLFTVGAVLATPTGTKASSYIPVLQAAWVEAMEAAIDAFEAELPKMTHFILPGGSQASGALHLARTVCRRAERRVIPLVREGKVATDVVTFLNRLSDLLFVMARVANHRAGVADVKWIPEKPTK
- the queG gene encoding tRNA epoxyqueuosine(34) reductase QueG, with translation MSSLPAIGLRQLAEAVGFDLVGFARAEPIPAEVLCSWVEAGYAADMDWMGERAAERLDVRLLLPGAKTVVAFANNYYRDDPEAVDSPIARYARGRDYHSTLKDRMKAFRKALQETYPGIGTYGGVDSGPIMEKVWAARAGLGYVGKNGCFITERYGSWVLLATVILDREVDAYGEGPAADRCGSCRKCLMSCPSGALVGNGRVDARACLSYQTIENRAHEVPESFRVMMDNLVFGCDICQDVCPLNRKPVFAGHARFAPRAVAGLGVMELAGLTPEQYAQFIPGTALARARYDGLRRNAIYALGAARQEEARALLEKLSEEPSEPVRSAAQWALRQLAQ
- a CDS encoding YihY/virulence factor BrkB family protein — translated: MRLFKLKHLSWREFGRRFIKEFEEDTVTDCAAQLSYYFLFSLFPFLFFLVTLAAYLPFAHGTAEAMVERIAPLVPGDAFSLINAHLSALVSQPRPKLLTLGLVVALWSASRGVDALRKALNLAYDVPESRPLWKTQGVAMLMTLVGTLLLPLSFTVFLLGGKVGQWIAGKLQLIDEFHVVWSWLRWPFTASLVMLMLALCYYVLPDVKQRFKYITPGSLLGTGLWLVSTWGFTQYVDTFGNYNVTYGSIGGVVVLLTWLYISGLIFIVGGEVNAILEHASRDVRSKAKGARAPGEPSPLEPPLKTPGAAKSASSARKTRYAFWRWKRRVARGLPPEADGPADPHGPTVH
- a CDS encoding M48 family metallopeptidase, which translates into the protein MQRILSVVLGLTVVAGFATGCATQRIKAEKAVARTLISDEQEEQLGAQVKQQLEQEEKIQYVQDAAVTQYVNSVATPILRAANKDRSGVKWQVFVINDPKMVNAFATPGGYLYVYTGLILAADNEAELAGVLAHEAGHVVGRHSARAMVNAYGLQALSELALGKNPGMAAQIAAQLAGTGAQLAHGRSEETEADEYGARYTSATGYDPKGLITFFDKLRQQEGKTPGVLKWLSTHPTSADRISHLQQYISQNRLSGTNVGADRIGPIKQRLKGP
- a CDS encoding superoxide dismutase, translating into MAEKKYTPLKFPELKGLKGISDAVLETHFKLYEGYVNRANKLTETLSGLAAKGEAAGTNPVYAELTRRLGFEYNGMVLHEYYFGNMKPGGTPPGERFKKAAEASFGSFENWLTDFKAVATMPGIGWAVTFQDPRNGWLSNHWITLHETNNIAGFIPILVLDAWEHAFVPDYKANERAKYVDAYFSNVDYEAAEARLNVK
- the mutM gene encoding bifunctional DNA-formamidopyrimidine glycosylase/DNA-(apurinic or apyrimidinic site) lyase, whose amino-acid sequence is MPELPEVEIARRNLVRWLDAHRVVKAEADDTRIFRGAERAAFARLKGRVESLERRGKYLLFTFEAGRGLLAHLGMTGKFVRRAKGQLQPHSRARFHLEDGAVLHFADPRLFGRMEPVLAAQLPGLAAIQSLGRDPLVDGLTGPQLAEAVGPSKQALKVALMDQGRLAGLGNIHAAEALFRAGLHPARVPGSLTPEEWKRLARAIHATIAFGLKEQEGEEPVYLEDRGAVNLFRVYGRAGEPCSKCKAPVESFTQAGRTTHVCPQCQPLGAQRPGPKRAPGR